Proteins from a genomic interval of Opitutales bacterium:
- a CDS encoding IclR family transcriptional regulator, with translation MNNTLTNGLALLSLIANSGKSHGVTELAHMSGLPKSHVHRLLQSLVEARYLDKDYQSRYRISVGALRLGRELLRNIPIRQTALPEMLSVAPRESLSLTLALPFGYEAITVAHTSPDGTVRGPMESIGSVLSSHASASGKLFLAYKEDSELQEILPELIFEPLGPNTHKDASSLLDDLKRIRGRGYSINNCENGFNTISLACPITDQDGKVFAALGCSGATESLPLKKTDHFVGVLNSAINNIRLNLKQEITSL, from the coding sequence GTGAACAATACCCTTACAAATGGCCTCGCACTGCTTTCGCTAATAGCAAATAGCGGAAAGAGTCATGGTGTCACCGAACTGGCTCACATGTCCGGTCTCCCAAAGAGTCACGTTCACCGTTTGCTTCAGTCGTTAGTAGAAGCCCGATATCTAGACAAGGATTACCAAAGCCGCTATCGAATAAGCGTGGGAGCCCTCCGCCTCGGCCGCGAACTCTTGCGCAACATCCCTATTCGCCAAACCGCCCTCCCGGAAATGTTAAGTGTCGCTCCACGCGAATCTTTATCGCTTACCTTGGCCCTTCCATTCGGCTATGAAGCAATCACCGTCGCTCATACTTCACCGGATGGTACTGTGCGAGGACCGATGGAGAGCATTGGTAGCGTCCTATCCAGTCATGCCTCCGCGAGCGGAAAGCTATTTCTAGCCTATAAAGAGGATTCGGAACTCCAGGAAATTTTACCTGAGCTGATCTTCGAACCGTTAGGCCCAAATACGCACAAAGATGCATCCAGTCTTCTTGACGATCTAAAGCGAATACGTGGGCGCGGCTACAGTATCAATAACTGCGAAAACGGTTTCAATACCATCAGCCTTGCCTGCCCTATCACTGATCAAGATGGGAAAGTTTTCGCAGCCCTAGGCTGCTCCGGTGCGACAGAGTCGCTTCCACTGAAAAAAACCGATCATTTTGTAGGCGTTCTAAATAGCGCGA
- a CDS encoding MBL fold metallo-hydrolase, with translation MEFKIFELGPAATNAILVFERSTQQAVLFDTPLDSYNQVSRFCEAESLTLNQVLMTHGHWDHMIDLHHFNAAGIPAWGHRDDQVMFEQPQLMAAYALPGLKFESGKIDRWVSGGEKLQFLDRDWETRHVPGHCPGSLLFWSQGDAVAIVGDAIFAGSVGRTDLPGGDTDLLLNSIKREIYSLPDSTILYPGHGPETEVGREKRTNPFVRG, from the coding sequence ATGGAATTTAAAATATTCGAACTGGGCCCAGCGGCTACCAATGCAATTCTTGTTTTTGAGCGCTCGACGCAGCAGGCGGTTTTGTTCGATACACCGCTGGATAGTTATAACCAGGTGAGCCGTTTTTGTGAAGCAGAGAGCTTAACCTTGAACCAGGTTTTGATGACCCATGGGCATTGGGACCACATGATCGATCTGCATCACTTTAACGCAGCGGGCATTCCTGCCTGGGGACACCGAGACGACCAGGTGATGTTTGAGCAGCCTCAGTTGATGGCGGCTTACGCATTACCCGGATTGAAATTCGAATCGGGCAAAATTGATCGTTGGGTTTCTGGGGGCGAGAAGCTCCAATTCCTAGATCGAGACTGGGAGACGCGTCATGTTCCTGGCCATTGTCCTGGGAGTCTCCTGTTCTGGTCGCAAGGGGACGCGGTAGCGATTGTCGGGGATGCAATTTTCGCGGGAAGTGTAGGGAGAACAGATTTGCCCGGTGGCGATACGGATCTGCTCTTGAATTCGATTAAACGTGAAATCTACTCATTGCCCGATAGCACAATCCTCTATCCAGGACATGGTCCTGAAACTGAGGTAGGACGTGAAAAGCGAACCAATCCCTTTGTTCGTGGCTGA
- a CDS encoding YbaB/EbfC family nucleoid-associated protein, producing MAGVGKILKQAQKMQRKMESLQAELAAKELDISAGGGAVQVKISGNGEFKALKLDPEFLEEEAEFVEETILAAVQEAAEKAKAMNEEEMGKVSAGFQLPGMM from the coding sequence ATGGCCGGCGTCGGAAAGATTTTGAAACAAGCCCAGAAAATGCAGCGTAAGATGGAATCGCTGCAGGCAGAACTTGCTGCAAAGGAGTTGGACATCTCGGCGGGAGGCGGGGCTGTCCAGGTGAAAATCAGCGGAAATGGAGAGTTTAAGGCACTCAAGTTAGATCCAGAATTTCTGGAAGAAGAGGCCGAGTTTGTTGAGGAAACGATCTTGGCTGCGGTCCAAGAGGCTGCCGAGAAGGCGAAGGCTATGAATGAGGAAGAGATGGGTAAGGTCTCGGCGGGCTTCCAGTTGCCCGGAATGATGTAG
- the leuB gene encoding 3-isopropylmalate dehydrogenase: MDTLKFAVLPGDYIGPEVMEVALAVLEKVAAQDGFALEYTTADVGGIGIDNHGKALPDSTLELCRQGDAILFGSVGGPKWESLPPKEQPERAALLPLRKEFSLFANIRPGLLFPELVDASPLKTERIPDGIDIVCIRELTGGIYFGQPKTTDELGDGDIQAVDTMVYKKSEIERIACVAITAARGRGKRVCSVDKANVLETSVLWRKVVTELFAAEAPDIELSHMYIDNAAMQMARDPNQFDVVFTENMFGDILSDEMAVICGSLGMMASASLGATNNRFDKPFGLYEPAGGTAPDIAGQNLANPCAQILSAALMLRYSFGLEASAQKIEQAVESVVKGGTRTGDIAFGREAVSTTAMRDAILAAL; the protein is encoded by the coding sequence ATGGATACGCTTAAATTTGCAGTTCTGCCCGGAGACTACATCGGGCCCGAAGTTATGGAAGTCGCGCTGGCGGTCTTAGAGAAAGTTGCCGCTCAAGACGGATTCGCTCTCGAATATACTACAGCTGACGTCGGTGGCATTGGGATAGACAACCACGGAAAGGCACTTCCGGACAGCACTCTCGAGCTCTGCAGGCAGGGTGACGCTATCTTATTTGGCTCGGTCGGCGGACCTAAGTGGGAAAGCTTACCCCCCAAAGAACAGCCCGAGCGCGCCGCCCTCCTTCCCTTGCGCAAGGAATTCAGCCTCTTCGCAAACATCCGACCCGGCCTCTTGTTTCCAGAGCTCGTCGACGCCTCGCCTTTAAAGACAGAGCGCATACCCGATGGCATCGATATCGTATGCATCCGTGAGCTTACCGGTGGGATTTACTTCGGCCAGCCTAAGACAACCGACGAGCTGGGAGACGGCGACATCCAAGCCGTAGACACTATGGTCTACAAAAAGAGCGAAATTGAGCGCATCGCCTGTGTGGCAATCACCGCCGCGCGAGGCCGAGGCAAGCGTGTCTGCTCGGTAGATAAGGCCAATGTTCTCGAAACGTCCGTCCTTTGGCGCAAAGTGGTCACTGAGCTATTTGCTGCCGAAGCTCCCGATATCGAACTATCTCACATGTATATCGATAACGCGGCTATGCAGATGGCTCGCGACCCAAACCAGTTTGATGTCGTCTTTACCGAAAACATGTTTGGAGACATCCTCTCCGACGAAATGGCCGTCATCTGCGGGTCACTCGGCATGATGGCATCGGCCAGCCTCGGAGCTACCAACAATCGCTTCGACAAGCCCTTTGGCCTCTATGAGCCAGCTGGCGGCACCGCACCCGATATCGCAGGTCAAAACCTGGCTAATCCGTGTGCACAAATCCTCTCCGCAGCCCTCATGCTGCGCTATAGCTTCGGCCTTGAAGCCAGTGCTCAAAAGATCGAGCAGGCCGTCGAGAGCGTCGTAAAAGGTGGCACCCGAACCGGCGACATTGCCTTTGGTCGCGAAGCAGTGTCTACGACCGCCATGCGCGATGCAATTTTGGCGGCACTGTAG
- the ribD gene encoding bifunctional diaminohydroxyphosphoribosylaminopyrimidine deaminase/5-amino-6-(5-phosphoribosylamino)uracil reductase RibD, protein MKSEPIPLFVAEMTDLEQYEAWMRRAIEVGMRGWGRTHPNPAVGALIIEDGEIVAEGFHPKVGELHAERQALKALGRRPKPEATMVVTMEPCSTHGRTPPCVDGIIEAGISRVIVGTLDPNPKHAGKGLTILRDAGIEVVPDVLASTCNGMNPLFNHRMVHKNETMFAVKIATTLDGKIATRTGHSRWITGEIARANVMEWRFYFPAILVGSGTVLADDPSLTIRRLGEPETCSQRIVIDIKAELNQAADARLLNDSFVDRTIVLSTDAWAEDSGYLSAFREKGGAVVAVKTDAQGHVEWATLKQTLGNMGVSGVMIEPGSGLMRSLMRHGAIDYLIQYIAPKVIGDAQAYPAFDGLGPNTMDDALFLEDPVVEQFGEDTCIRGAWSTVACLKK, encoded by the coding sequence GTGAAAAGCGAACCAATCCCTTTGTTCGTGGCTGAGATGACTGATTTAGAGCAATATGAGGCGTGGATGCGACGGGCGATCGAAGTCGGCATGCGTGGATGGGGGCGGACACACCCTAATCCGGCCGTCGGGGCATTGATTATCGAGGATGGGGAGATCGTCGCAGAGGGCTTTCATCCGAAGGTAGGCGAATTGCATGCAGAGCGCCAGGCGTTGAAGGCCTTGGGTCGGCGGCCGAAGCCTGAGGCAACCATGGTGGTGACCATGGAGCCGTGCTCAACTCACGGGCGAACCCCACCATGTGTCGACGGCATTATCGAGGCGGGTATCAGTCGGGTAATTGTAGGGACCCTCGACCCGAATCCAAAACATGCGGGCAAGGGACTGACTATCCTGCGCGACGCAGGTATTGAGGTGGTCCCGGATGTTCTAGCATCCACCTGCAACGGGATGAATCCGCTGTTCAATCACCGCATGGTTCATAAGAATGAAACCATGTTCGCAGTGAAAATCGCAACCACGCTGGACGGTAAAATTGCGACGCGCACAGGACATTCCCGCTGGATTACAGGAGAGATTGCTCGGGCAAATGTTATGGAATGGCGGTTCTATTTTCCGGCCATTCTCGTGGGTTCCGGAACAGTGTTGGCCGATGATCCAAGTCTGACGATCCGACGGCTTGGAGAGCCTGAGACGTGCTCACAACGAATTGTAATCGATATAAAGGCCGAATTAAATCAAGCCGCTGACGCTCGTTTGTTGAATGACTCCTTTGTAGATAGAACCATCGTTCTGTCCACGGATGCATGGGCTGAGGACTCCGGGTATTTATCGGCTTTTCGAGAAAAGGGAGGTGCAGTCGTAGCGGTGAAAACAGATGCACAAGGGCATGTGGAGTGGGCTACGCTCAAGCAGACTTTGGGTAACATGGGTGTATCTGGGGTAATGATCGAACCTGGCAGTGGCTTAATGCGTTCTCTCATGCGGCACGGCGCCATAGACTACCTTATTCAGTATATTGCACCGAAGGTTATCGGAGATGCTCAGGCCTATCCTGCCTTTGATGGTCTGGGGCCGAACACGATGGACGATGCTCTGTTTCTTGAAGATCCGGTTGTCGAACAATTTGGAGAGGATACCTGTATTCGCGGCGCATGGAGCACGGTTGCGTGCCTCAAAAAGTAA